From Deltaproteobacteria bacterium, the proteins below share one genomic window:
- a CDS encoding glycosyltransferase family 2 protein, with the protein MAMISFIIVNYNTKDLLRNLLNSLEKFFGGEEIIVVDNASSDGSADMVSREFSTAKLVANTENIGFARANNQAMRIAKGDVFVLINSDAELIDDSLKHAVSLVRSNNDYGLAGCKLLNSDTSTQVSVGRFPGIAYAFLSNTGLGLLLPSGLRGKILTGRYFDYTKQSEVDWVMGACLILRKDVYLKAGGLNTDYFMFGEDMEWCYRIKKAGYRIIYTPSSQVMHHFNKSGSSGAAKRYELMYKNYYSFCNTYLGKLRSAVIRILNIKGLLLRYAAYKLGLIKTSDPFLSYWFANFKQAIKAQFKS; encoded by the coding sequence ATGGCCATGATTTCGTTTATTATTGTTAACTACAATACAAAGGATTTGCTGCGAAACCTCTTGAACTCCCTTGAAAAATTCTTTGGAGGAGAAGAGATCATCGTCGTCGATAACGCATCATCGGACGGCAGTGCGGATATGGTCAGCCGGGAATTCTCCACTGCCAAGCTTGTCGCCAATACAGAGAATATCGGTTTCGCGCGTGCAAATAATCAGGCAATGCGCATTGCAAAGGGCGACGTGTTCGTGCTCATCAACAGCGATGCGGAGCTCATAGACGATAGCCTTAAGCATGCCGTATCTCTCGTAAGGAGCAACAACGATTATGGACTAGCCGGGTGTAAGCTTTTGAACAGTGATACCAGCACGCAGGTTTCTGTGGGCAGGTTCCCGGGCATTGCGTATGCGTTCTTATCAAACACCGGATTGGGACTGCTGCTTCCCTCCGGTTTAAGGGGAAAAATACTTACCGGCAGGTACTTCGATTATACCAAACAATCCGAGGTGGATTGGGTAATGGGTGCGTGCCTGATCTTGAGAAAGGATGTTTATCTCAAAGCAGGCGGTTTGAACACGGATTACTTCATGTTCGGAGAGGACATGGAGTGGTGCTACAGAATAAAGAAGGCAGGATACAGGATCATTTATACACCTTCGTCGCAGGTTATGCACCACTTCAACAAGAGCGGCTCTTCCGGCGCTGCGAAGCGCTACGAGCTTATGTACAAAAACTACTACTCGTTCTGTAACACCTACCTCGGCAAGCTCCGATCGGCGGTCATCCGCATACTGAATATCAAGGGGCTTTTGCTCAGGTATGCTGCCTATAAATTGGGATTGATAAAAACCAGCGACCCCTTCCTCTCCTATTGGTTTGCAAACTTCAAGCAGGCGATAAAGGCGCAGTTTAAATCCTAA